In Vigna unguiculata cultivar IT97K-499-35 chromosome 3, ASM411807v1, whole genome shotgun sequence, a single genomic region encodes these proteins:
- the LOC114178361 gene encoding pentatricopeptide repeat-containing protein At2g37230, with protein MALLSNSKLLRWRPSLQPNPFSTFSTAEVLSDPEPSHGSPQPVSQPVPPRENNLELVICRMMANRAWTTRLQNSIRSLVPSFDPSLVYNVLHGATSPEHALQFYRWVERAGLFVHTPDTTLKIVQILGRYSKLNHARCILLDNKRIGEVATEDAFVSLIDSYGRAGIVQESVKLFQKMKELGVDRTVKSYDALFKVILRRGRYMMAKRYYNAMLREGVEPTRHTYNILLWGMFLSLRLDTAVRFYEEMKSRGVLPDVVTYNTLINGYFRFKKVEDAEKLFVEMKERDIAPNVISFTTMLKGYVAAGRIDDAMKVFEDMKNCGIKPNAVTFSTLLPGLCDAEKTVEARDVLGEMVERYIAPKDNSVFMKLLSVQSKSGNLDAAADVLKAMIRLSIPTEAGHYGVLIESFCKANEYDKAEKLLDKLIEKEIVLRPQNAFEMEASAYNLMIEYLCDHGRTSKAEMFFRQLLKKGVQDSVAFNSLIRGHSKEGNPDSAFEIMKIMGRRGVPRDADSYRLLIESYLRKGEPADAKTALDSMLESGHHPESSVYRLVMESLFDDGRVQTASRVMKSMVEKGVKEHMDLVSKILEALLMRGHVEEALGRIDLLMHNGCEPDFDHLLSVLCEKEKTIAALKLLDFVLERDCIIDFSIYDKVLDALLAAGKTLNAYSILCKILEKRGSTDWRSREELIKSLNLEGNTKQADILSRMFKGTGGGLVNREGKRKATVAT; from the coding sequence ATGGCTCTGCTTTCCAATTCCAAGCTTCTCCGATGGAGACCCTCTCTCCAACCAAACCCTTTCTCTACCTTCTCCACCGCCGAAGTTCTTTCCGACCCGGAACCCTCTCACGGGTCACCCCAACCGGTATCTCAACCCGTTCCCCCTCGCGAGAACAATCTCGAACTCGTCATTTGCCGAATGATGGCGAACCGCGCCTGGACCACTCGCTTGCAGAACTCGATCCGTTCTCTTGTCCCGAGCTTCGATCCTTCACTCGTCTACAACGTCCTCCACGGCGCCACCTCGCCGGAGCACGCGCTCCAATTCTACCGCTGGGTTGAACGCGCAGGCCTCTTCGTCCACACCCCTGACACCACCCTCAAGATCGTCCAAATCCTCGGCCGCTACTCCAAACTCAACCACGCCCGCTGCATCCTCCTCGACAACAAGCGCATCGGCGAGGTCGCCACCGAGGACGCATTCGTCTCCCTCATAGACAGCTATGGCCGCGCCGGGATCGTGCAGGAGTCCGTGAAGCTCTTCCAGAAGATGAAGGAGCTCGGCGTGGATCGCACCGTTAAGTCCTACGACGCGCTTTTCAAGGTCATTCTCCGTCGCGGACGCTACATGATGGCCAAGAGGTACTACAACGCGATGCTGCGGGAGGGCGTGGAGCCCACTCGCCATACGTATAATATTCTGCTCTGGGGTATGTTTTTGTCGTTGAGATTGGACACTGCTGTTAGGTTTTATGAGGAAATGAAGAGTAGGGGTGTTTTGCCTGATGTTGTGACTTATAACACTCTGATTAATGGATATTTTCGGTTTAAGAAGGTGGAGGATGCCGAGAAGTTGTTTGTGGAAATGAAGGAGAGGGACATTGCACCCAATGTGATTAGTTTTACCACCATGTTGAAAGGGTATGTTGCAGCGGGGCGGATTGATGATGCCATGAAGGTTTTCGAGGATATGAAGAACTGTGGGATTAAGCCGAATGCAGTGACGTTCTCCACGCTGTTGCCGGGGCTATGTGATGCTGAAAAGACGGTGGAGGCGAGGGATGTTTTGGGTGAGATGGTGGAGAGGTACATTGCGCCGAAGGATAATTCTGTGTTTATGAAGCTGCTGAGTGTTCAGAGTAAGTCTGGGAATTTGGATGCGGCTGCAGATGTGCTCAAGGCCATGATTAGGCTGAGCATTCCCACCGAGGCTGGCCACTATGGTGTGTTGATTGAGAGCTTTTGCAAGGCGAATGAATATGACAAGGCGGAGAAGTTGTTGGACAAGTTGATTGAGAAGGAAATTGTGTTGCGGCCGCAGAATGCCTTTGAAATGGAGGCCAGTGCTTATAATTTGATGATTGAGTATCTGTGTGATCATGGGCGAACTAGTAAGGCAGAAATGTTCTTCCGTCAGTTATTGAAAAAGGGTGTGCAGGATTCGGTTGCATTTAATAGTTTGATCCGGGGACATTCGAAGGAAGGCAACCCGGATTCTGCCTTTGAGATTATGAAGATCATGGGAAGGAGAGGGGTTCCCAGAGATGCAGATTCTTACAGGTTGCTTATTGAGAGTTACTTAAGAAAGGGAGAGCCCGCTGATGCTAAAACAGCTTTGGATAGCATGCTTGAGAGTGGGCATCATCCGGAATCGTCAGTGTACAGGTTGGTTATGGAGAGTTTGTTTGATGATGGCAGGGTTCAAACTGCAAGCAGAGTAATGAAGAGTATGGTGGAGAAGGGGGTGAAGGAGCATATGGACTTGGTTTCTAAGATATTGGAGGCCCTTCTAATGAGAGGTCATGTGGAAGAAGCTTTGGGAAGAATCGATTTGCTTATGCACAATGGTTGTGAGCCAGATTTTGACCACCTTTTATCTGTTCTTTGTGAGAAAGAAAAGACAATTGCTGCTCTCAAACTGTTGGATTTTGTTCTTGAGAGAGACTGTATCATAGATTTTTCAATATATGATAAGGTTTTGGATGCTCTCTTAGCAGCAGGGAAGACCCTCAATGCGTATTCCATTTTGTGTAAAATTCTGGAGAAAAGAGGATCAACAGATTGGAGAAGCCGTGAAGAGCTGATCAAGAGCCTTAATCTGGAGGGAAACACTAAGCAAGCAGATATTTTGTCGAGGATGTTCAAGGGAACAGGTGGAGGACTTGTGAATAGAGAAGGAAAGAGAAAAGCTACTGTAGCTACATAA